Proteins from a single region of Procambarus clarkii isolate CNS0578487 chromosome 32, FALCON_Pclarkii_2.0, whole genome shotgun sequence:
- the LOC123759503 gene encoding muramidase-2-like — MNHVVPGHNIAMNHVGPGHNIAMNQVGPGHNIAMNHVVPGHNIAMNHVGPGHNIAMNQVGPGHNIAMNHGVPGHNIAMNHVVPGHNIAMNHVVPGHNIAMNHVGPGHNIAMNQVGPGHNIAMNHVVPGHNIAMNHVVPGHNIAMNHVVPGHNIAMNHVVPGHNIAMNHVVPSHNIAMNHVVLGHNIAMNHVGTGHNIAMNHVGLGHNIAMNHVVPGHNIAMNHVVPSHNIAMNHVVPGHNIAMNHVGPGHNIAMNHVVPGHNIAMNHVGPGHNIAMNHVGTGHNIAMNHVVPGHNIAMNHVVPCHNIAMNHVVPSHNIAMNHVVPGHNIAMNHVGPGHNIAMNHVVPSHNIAMNHVVPSHNIAMNHVVPSHNIAMNHVGPGHNIAMNHVVPSHNIAMNHVVPSHNIAMNHVVPGHNIAMNHVGPGHNIAMNHVGPGHNIAMNHVGPGHNIAMNHVVPSHNIAMNHVVPGHNIAMNHVVPSHNIAMNHVVPGHNIAMNHVVHGHNIAMNHVVPSHNIAMNHVVPSHNIAMNHVVPSHNIAMNHVVPSHNIAMNHVVPSHNIAMNHVVPSHNIAMNHVVPGHNIAMNHVVPSHNIAMNHVVPGHNIAMNHVGPGHNIAMNHVVPGHNIAMNHVVPGHNIAMNQVGPGHI; from the coding sequence ATGAACCACGTGGTTCCTGGTCATAATATAGCCATGAACCACGTGGGTCCCGGTCATAATATAGCCATGAACCAGGTGGGTCCTGGTCATAATATAGCCATGAACCACGTGGTTCCTGGTCATAATATAGCCATGAACCACGTGGGTCCCGGTCATAATATAGCCATGAACCAGGTGGGTCCTGGTCATAATATAGCCATGAACCACGGGGTTCCCGGTCATAATATAGCCATGAACCACGTGGTTCCCGGTCATAATATAGCCATGAACCACGTGGTTCCCGGTCATAATATAGCCATGAACCACGTGGGTCCCGGTCATAATATAGCCATGAACCAGGTGGGTCCTGGTCATAATATAGCCATGAACCACGTGGTTCCCGGTCATAATATAGCCATGAACCACGTGGTTCCCGGTCATAATATAGCCATGAACCACGTGGTTCCCGGTCATAATATAGCCATGAACCACGTGGTTCCTGGTCATAATATAGCCATGAACCACGTGGTTCCCAGTCATAATATAGCCATGAACCACGTGGTTCTCGGTCATAATATAGCCATGAACCACGTGGGTACTGGTCATAATATAGCCATGAACCACGTGGGTCTTGGTCATAATATAGCCATGAACCACGTGGTTCCCGGTCATAATATAGCCATGAACCACGTGGTTCCCAGTCATAATATAGCCATGAACCACGTGGTTCCCGGTCATAATATAGCCATGAACCACGTGGGTCCTGGTCATAATATAGCCATGAACCACGTGGTTCCCGGTCATAATATAGCCATGAACCACGTGGGTCCTGGTCATAATATAGCCATGAACCACGTGGGTACTGGTCATAATATAGCCATGAACCACGTGGTTCCCGGTCATAATATAGCCATGAACCACGTGGTTCCCTGTCATAATATAGCCATGAACCACGTGGTTCCCAGTCATAATATAGCCATGAACCACGTGGTTCCCGGTCATAATATAGCCATGAACCACGTGGGTCCTGGTCATAATATAGCCATGAACCACGTGGTTCCCAGTCATAATATAGCCATGAACCACGTGGTTCCCAGTCATAATATAGCCATGAACCACGTGGTTCCCAGTCATAATATAGCCATGAACCACGTGGGTCCTGGTCATAATATAGCCATGAACCACGTGGTTCCCAGTCATAATATAGCCATGAACCACGTGGTTCCCAGTCATAATATAGCCATGAACCACGTGGTTCCCGGTCATAATATAGCCATGAACCACGTGGGTCCTGGTCATAATATAGCCATGAACCACGTGGGTCCTGGTCATAATATAGCCATGAACCACGTGGGTCCCGGTCATAATATAGCCATGAACCACGTGGTTCCCAGTCATAATATAGCCATGAACCACGTGGTTCCCGGTCATAATATAGCCATGAACCACGTGGTTCCCAGTCATAATATAGCCATGAACCACGTGGTTCCCGGTCATAATATAGCCATGAACCACGTGGTTCACGGTCATAATATAGCCATGAACCACGTGGTTCCCAGTCATAATATAGCCATGAACCACGTGGTTCCCAGTCATAATATAGCCATGAACCACGTGGTTCCCAGTCATAATATAGCCATGAACCACGTGGTTCCCAGTCATAATATAGCCATGAACCACGTGGTTCCCAGTCATAATATAGCCATGAACCACGTGGTTCCCAGTCATAATATAGCCATGAACCACGTGGTTCCCGGTCATAATATAGCCATGAACCACGTGGTTCCCAGTCATAATATAGCCATGAACCACGTGGTTCCCGGTCATAATATAGCCATGAACCACGTGGGTCCCGGTCATAATATAGCCATGAACCACGTGGTTCCCGGTCATAATATAGCCATGAACCACGTGGTTCCCGGTCATAATATAGCCATGAACCAGGTGGGTCCTGGTCATATATAA